The Desulfurococcus sp. genomic interval ATGAGACATTCAAGCCTATAATAGACTACTATAGGGAGACACGCAGGCTTATAGAAGTAAACGCTGATAGATCAATCGGGGAAGTCCTACCCCTACTCGAGGAAGTACTTAAGAGGAATGGAATACTCAAATTAAAGCCTTGTAGGGAGTAGCCGGGTAGGATAAGATCATGGATGACAAGATAAGGGAGTACGTGGAGAGACTCATAATCAAGCTCTACGAGGAGAGAGACCTATTTTTCAGTGATGACGAGTTGAATAGTGAAGGCTGGAAGATATTTAATGAGATAGTATACCACACCCTGAAGGCGATGCCCTGGTATAAGAGGAGGATTAGGGATTTAAGGAGGAAGCCGACTGTAGAGAGTATATTCACTTTTACATGTGAAGCGTACGGTCTACCTAGCGATTGGAGTTGTTGACTCTATTTCTGAGTACAGGGATACAGCTACTACAGTTTAAGTGAGTGCAGCTTGGTGCAGGATTTCTTATCTGAACTTTAAACTCGGGTGGGAGCCGGCCGTACTCTATGCTGGCCTCGAAGTTGTCTGCCTCGCTCCTTAGCATTTCAATAATGAATGCTACATCCTTCTTATCTCTCCCGTAGACTACTAGAATAGCCTCATTACTGTTAACTAGCAGCCCTGTAATCACTCGATTACACTTGTATGCTTTTGCAACTATCCTCTCGACAGCACTACTGCGTATTCTCACTACAGCTGCAGTGTAGCCTGCTAGCTCGGGTGAAACCATTAATGCAAAGCCCACTAGCCCTTTATTAACAAGCTTCCTCAGCCTCTCCCTTAACGCTATATAGCTCACGCCTAGCTCGAGGGCAAGCCTCCTTAAGCTTACCCTCGGGTTCTCGGCTAATCTTCTAGTCAGCTCTACGTCACTGGGCTTCAAGCTGTCATCCACCACTTGATCACTGTCTTTTAAACGCCTTATTATATGTAGCCGTCTTCAACTCTTGCTCCTTCATCGATCCTCACGATCCATCCTCTCCTAGCTCCAGCCTTCAAGGCTGCATCAAGCACTCTCTTCTTAACCTCCTGCTCTGAGGGTACTACAGCTAGAAGGCTTCCACCCATCCCCGCTCCACTTATCTTAACACCGTATGCTCCTGCATCCAGCATAGCATTTCTTATTTTCTCGAGCTCTGGCAGGCTGACCTCGTAGAGGTCTCTTAGTAGCTCGTGCTGCTCGTTAACTATCTCGCCGAGCTTCTCCTGGAGTCTGGGCTCTCCTCTCTTAATTAAATCAATGGCTTTCATCGTGGAGGCATTCATTAGTATAGTGAACGCTATACGCTTAGCTGGAGCATCCTTAATAGCATCAAGGTACGGTTTTATCTCATGGTATTCTATTTCACTCCAGCGCGGCTCATCAAACCTGTAGCCAAGCTTCTCTTTCAGCTCCCGTGGTATAAGCGGGTTCTCCATGAGCTGCTTCAACCCCTCATTTATCTCTCGTTGTCTTACAGGGTGGATTTCAGCTACACTATGCCTTATACCGGAGTCCACGACAACCATGTCTAAGCTTTCCAGCGGGAGGACTTCTACTCTAACCGGCTCACGCGGGTAGAGTAGTATAGCACCCCCGTACGCTGACCCGTATTGATCCAGCCTCCCGCAGGGGACTCCTACATAAGTGTTCTCAGCTTTGAAGCTTACCTCGGCTAGACTGCTAGTGTTAAGCCCGAGGTTGAAGTAGGCGTCAAGGGCTTTAGCAAATGCTACTTCGAGAGCTGCACTACTAGCTAGCCCGCCGCCTATGGGGACCTCACTATATATTACTGCGTGGAAGCCTTCATTCAAGGATACCCCAGTGTAATCGCGTATAGCTGCGACAACAGCTCTCAAGTAGTTTCCAAACCACCCCTTCCAGCTTTGAATTGGTCGTGCAGGATCGAATTCATCCTTGTAAAGCTTTCCCTCCTCCATTAGGTTAAGGCTTTCAACTATGAACCTCCTTGAAGATTCAACAACAGCTACATAGGTTCTCAGGTTGACTGCTATTGGGACTACTGGCAGACCCTTGTAGTCCTGATGCGTATTGAGGAAGTCTACGCGCCCGGGAGCTGAAACTAGAAGCTTAATACTACGATATCTCTCTAGTATTCTCTTAACTGAGAAGCCGCCATGCATTCTAGCTCAGCCCGGGTAGCTAAGTAAACCCGATGAGCACTCAGGCTTTAAACTCTAAAACTACCATATGATCCTGCCGGTGTCTAATTTGAGCAACGAGCTACGGTGGAATCCTCTCCTTGGATGCTGGATAATAGTGTCCAGCGGCAGAGCTGGCAGGCCGTGGAGAAGTGGAGGTTGCCCGTTTTGTCCCGGTGCCCCTGAAACCGGCTACGGCTGGGATGTACTCGTCTTGGGAAACAGGTTTCCTGCACTTAGAAGAGATGCTGTTGTATCGAGAGGTAGCAGGGATATTTACAAGGTGGAGCCCGCCTACGGTGCATCTTACGTTGTAGTTGAAACCCCTGAGCATGAAGGCGACCTGGATACAGTGTTGTTCACTAGCCTCGTTAAATACATTGGAGAGTTAAAGACTGTTACAGCTCGTGAATGCAGCGATGAAAGAATAAAGCATGTTCTTCCATTCAGGAATAAAGGTGAAGTCATCGGTGTATCGCTAACCCACCCGCACAGCCAGATCTACGTCTTCCCATTCATACCCCCGCGGATCGAGCGGGAGCTAGTAATGCTCAAAGAGTACAGGGAGCAGCAGGGTGGCTGCCTGCTGTGCCGTATAATGGAGTTGGAGAGAGATGAGAAAACCAGGTTGCTCTACGAGAACAATGGCTTCCTAGTATTCCTTCCATTCTACGCCATGTGGCCCTACGAGGTTCACATAGTGTCGAAGAGGCATATTCCCAGCCTGCTGGAGCTAACGGATAGTGAAGTAGAGGATCTAGCAGACTCACTTAAAGTCGTGGTGGCAGGATACAACAGTCTCTTCGACTTCAGTCTCCCATACATGATGGCTATCCACCAGGCTCCATGTAGAGGTGAGAGAGAACTATTCCATCTCCACGTGGAATTCTACCCGGTGCACAGGGCGAGAGACAAGTTGAAGTATGCTGCAGGGGTTGAATGGGGTGGATGGGTTTTCACCTACGACGGTCTGCCCGAGGAGAGGGCTCTAGAGCTTAGAGAGGCCTTCAAGAAAGGATTAGAGAAGCTTGAGACCTCACCTGAAGGATACAAGGCTAGAGGCAGAGTACATGAAGGATGAAAGTCATGGGGGCCGGCTGAGCGTTAAGCCTGCCTCCTCAAGTACTCGAGATCCTCTACGCTCATCCACCAGCCGAGAGCTCCGAGAATCTCCTTTACGTGCTCAAGGCTTTCAGCCTTAGGTATTGCGATGACTCTTGCATGACTTATAAGGTAGTTTAATGCAACTTGAATAGGCGTCTTACCGTACCTTTCAGCCACCCTTCTCACTGCATTATTGAGGGCAACACCCCCTTTCTCCAGAGGCGTGTACGCCTGAAGAGTAATCTTCTTCTCAATACAGTACGGGAGGAGTTCTTTTTCAACGTAGTGTCTATCCACAACGCTATAGTGGACTTGGTTAACCACTATTTCGTGCTTGGCTGTAGACTCCACGGCTTCTCTCAGCATTGCTGGATCAAAATTACTTACACCAATATACCTGGTTAACCCTTTCTCAGCTAGTATCTCGAAGTTCCTCACTTGAGTGCTTACCGGTAGCTTCTCGTTAGGCCAGTGGATTAAGTAGAGGTCGACGTAGGATACTCCCAGCCTTCGCAGTGCTTCCTCAGCCGCCCTTACAATTTTCTCTTTATCGTCAAGCCTGCTTGGAAGCATCTTAGTTGTAATGAATATTCTATCCCTTCCAATATGCCTTACAACTCTTCCAACAAACTCCTCAGCTCTCCCGGCATCATACATTTCAGCTGTATCTATGAGGTTTAATCCATGTGTTAAAGCATACGTGAATGCTTCGAAAGCCTTATCATAGCTTTTTATACCATAAGTGCCTAACCCTATTGCTGAGACACGGTCGGATCCAATAGTCTTCCACGCCTCGAACTCGTACATGGTATTCAGCCCCATTAACATTATAGTGCTAGCTGGGTAATTAACACTCCTCGAGCTATAGGGAGTGGTGCTGGGAGCAGACGAAGTCTATTACTG includes:
- a CDS encoding GHMP kinase yields the protein MHGGFSVKRILERYRSIKLLVSAPGRVDFLNTHQDYKGLPVVPIAVNLRTYVAVVESSRRFIVESLNLMEEGKLYKDEFDPARPIQSWKGWFGNYLRAVVAAIRDYTGVSLNEGFHAVIYSEVPIGGGLASSAALEVAFAKALDAYFNLGLNTSSLAEVSFKAENTYVGVPCGRLDQYGSAYGGAILLYPREPVRVEVLPLESLDMVVVDSGIRHSVAEIHPVRQREINEGLKQLMENPLIPRELKEKLGYRFDEPRWSEIEYHEIKPYLDAIKDAPAKRIAFTILMNASTMKAIDLIKRGEPRLQEKLGEIVNEQHELLRDLYEVSLPELEKIRNAMLDAGAYGVKISGAGMGGSLLAVVPSEQEVKKRVLDAALKAGARRGWIVRIDEGARVEDGYI
- a CDS encoding aldo/keto reductase; translated protein: MYEFEAWKTIGSDRVSAIGLGTYGIKSYDKAFEAFTYALTHGLNLIDTAEMYDAGRAEEFVGRVVRHIGRDRIFITTKMLPSRLDDKEKIVRAAEEALRRLGVSYVDLYLIHWPNEKLPVSTQVRNFEILAEKGLTRYIGVSNFDPAMLREAVESTAKHEIVVNQVHYSVVDRHYVEKELLPYCIEKKITLQAYTPLEKGGVALNNAVRRVAERYGKTPIQVALNYLISHARVIAIPKAESLEHVKEILGALGWWMSVEDLEYLRRQA
- a CDS encoding Lrp/AsnC family transcriptional regulator — translated: MKPSDVELTRRLAENPRVSLRRLALELGVSYIALRERLRKLVNKGLVGFALMVSPELAGYTAAVVRIRSSAVERIVAKAYKCNRVITGLLVNSNEAILVVYGRDKKDVAFIIEMLRSEADNFEASIEYGRLPPEFKVQIRNPAPSCTHLNCSSCIPVLRNRVNNSNR
- the galT gene encoding galactose-1-phosphate uridylyltransferase, whose amino-acid sequence is MSNLSNELRWNPLLGCWIIVSSGRAGRPWRSGGCPFCPGAPETGYGWDVLVLGNRFPALRRDAVVSRGSRDIYKVEPAYGASYVVVETPEHEGDLDTVLFTSLVKYIGELKTVTARECSDERIKHVLPFRNKGEVIGVSLTHPHSQIYVFPFIPPRIERELVMLKEYREQQGGCLLCRIMELERDEKTRLLYENNGFLVFLPFYAMWPYEVHIVSKRHIPSLLELTDSEVEDLADSLKVVVAGYNSLFDFSLPYMMAIHQAPCRGERELFHLHVEFYPVHRARDKLKYAAGVEWGGWVFTYDGLPEERALELREAFKKGLEKLETSPEGYKARGRVHEG